Below is a genomic region from Raphanus sativus cultivar WK10039 chromosome 4, ASM80110v3, whole genome shotgun sequence.
TTGACTATATGAACTTGATTTCAGTACTAAAGTAAGTTCCTTTCGTTGAATTGATTTTGCTTTTCAGGAGCAATACGATACTCATGATCCCAAGGGACATTGTTTAGTTGCATTGCCGTTTTTGATGAAGAGAACTAAAGTTATTGAGATTGTTGCTGCGAGGGACATTGTCTTTGCGCTTGCTCACTCTGGTGTCTGTGCAGCTTTCAGTAGAGGTATATTCTTTGCGAGACTGCTTAATTAAAAGCTTTCACCTTTTGAGAcgcttttacatttttttttttggattcttGGTTTTGAATTGCAGAGACGAACACAAGGGTATGCTTTTTGAATGTGAGTCCAGACGAAGTCATTAGGAGCTTGTTCTACAACAAGAACAATGATTCTCTCATCACTGTTTCGGTTTATGCTTCTGACAATTTCAGCTCTCTGAAATGCAGATCCACTAGAATTGAGTATGTTTATCTCTCCCTCAAGTGTCTTATCTTTCTGGATTATGCGAAATAATGAGCCTTTCTGgttatttttttcaactatTAGGTATATTCTGAGAGGTCAGCCGGATGCAGGGTTTGCCCTTTTTGAGTCTGAGTCGTTGAAGTGGCCTGGTTTTGTAGAGTTTGATGATGTAAATGGGAAGGTTCTTACGTATTCTGCGCAGGACAGGTTGTTTTCTGGTGTTCACTACCCCAAATTTTGTGACTACAAGTTTCTTCTTCTGAGCTTTATTATGGTTGTTTGTGCAGTGTGTACAAGGTTTTTGATCTGAAAAACTATACCATGTTGTATTCGATATCAGATAAAAATGTCCAAGAAATTAAAATCAGGTAACTTATTTCTATTTATCTTTAGCCCTTTTGTGTTTCTTGTTCTGACTGTGTTCTGTCCACATGATTTGATTGAAAGACTTTGACTTAGTTATGTGTACCTTTTCCCTGTAACAACAGTCCAGGGATAATGTTATTGATCTTCAAAAGAGCTACAAGTCACGTTCCTTTGAAGATTCTGTCTATAGAAGATGGCACGGTTCTCAAGTCCTTCAATCATTTGCTTCACCGAAACAAGAAAGTTGATTTCATTGAACAATTCAATGAGAAACTCCTTGTTAAGCAAGAGAATGAGAATCTCCAGATTCTTGACGTAATTTTCATCAAAATTCAAATCAATCTCTTTAGTTTCTGTTTTTACATCTCTTTAACAAAAGGTTTGTTTCTGATTTGTGAACGCAGGTGAGAACCGCTAAACAAATGGAAGTTAGTAGAGCTGAGTTCATGACGCCCTCTGCGTTCATATTCCTTTACGAGAACCAGCTGTTTCTAACATTCAGGAACCGCAACGTGTCTGTGTGGAATTTTCGTGGAGAGCTCGTGACTTCCTTTGAGGATCATCTTCTATGGCATCCGGACTGCAACACAAACAACATCTACATAACAAGTGATCAAGATCTCATCATCTCGTATTGCAAAGCTGATACTGAAGATCAGTGGATAGAAGGAAATGGTAAAATACCAATAAGCTCATCTTATAGACTAATGACAAGTGTTCACTAATATGGTTTGTTAATGGGTGCAGCGGGATCAATCAATATCAGCAATATATTGACTGGGAAATGCTTAGCTAAGATAACATCTAGTAGTGGACCACCAAAAGAAAATGAGAGTAGcactagtagtagtagtagtttGGGGACGAACTCAAAGCAGAGAAGAAACGCTGTGGCTGAAGCTTTGGAAGACATAACGGCTCTATTCTATGACGAAGAACGCAATGAGATATACACAGGAAACAGACATGGCTTTGTTCATGTGTGGTCCAATTGATTTCACTTCACTTcacatcatcttctctagcTACTACTTCTGTACCACTTGGTTTCCTTCAATTGTGTGTAGCGATCAGTCACTTTAACTTAGTGTATGTTGAGCAGCTTGTTGTGAAACTAGTTTGGGCATGTGTTTGTGTTTTAAGTGTATCATTTGTACGTAACATTTGGGTTTGACAAACTTTATTAGAGACCCTTTATTTCACTTGCAAGAAACTCTACATCTCTGGAAGTCATCTTTCTACGCTTTGTATGAATACAATATAAAGAAGCAACCTAGACAATATAAAGAAGCGACCTTTTGGGAAGCTTACCATTGTGTGTTTACATTCAACTGAGAAAACAAGTCTCTAATTCAAACATGACACTGATGGTGTCGGAAAGCAACAGAAATCAAATGTTCAGATTCACCAAGATGATGATAACAAGTTTTGGTCAATTAACTCTTCAACTCAAAGATAAAAGTCATATTCTTGAATTGAAGGGAAACTTCAGAACTGGGATTTGTCAAGGGTGTCAAAGTAAGGGTGATCAAGTGCTGTCTTTGCTGAAATTCTTTCAGCAGGATTGTACTTGAGCATTTTCTGCATttgtttaaaacatataaagcTCGATCAGGTGGAAAATAGATTTGACAAAGAGTCTTAAGCCTAGTAAAAATAGGAAGCATGATCAATTTCGCAACAATATTCATATGCTATTGGTCAGTCATGAGGCAGTAAATTTACCGTGAGAAGATCAACTCCTTGAGGGGAAAGAGATGGAACAGCACGTGCTAAGTCTTGCGGCGCCCACTTTGGGTAGACATGCCAGTCACGCAGAGATGAAACACCAGGCCACTGCTGCTCACTTGGTGTTCCTAGCAATCTCCATCAATCAGGAAAGATATTATTAATCTCTATACAATAATAGTCAATAAAGATACGATGCTGAAAAAAGAACTTCAGTTCATCAAAAAACATTAGAGAGTGAAGCTTTATGATCAAGGAAAACTGGATTACAAACAAAGGATCTATTGATTTCGGTTAGTAGCTCTATTGGTGTTCCTTGCAATCTCCATAAACCATTTTAATCAAACAAAACTGGACTAACAAAGGGTCTACTCGATTTCAATTCAATTCAGCAAAAACATTCAAGAGCGAATCATtatgataaaagaaaaatggaatACATAGGGTCTATTGATCTCAATTCATTCAGCAAAAACATTCAAGAGTGAATCATTATGATGAAGAAGAACTGGACTGTAAAGGGTCTACTCGATTTCAATTCAATCAAGTAAAAACATTCAAGAGTGAATCATtatgataaaacaaaaaatggaaTGCATGGGGTCTATTGATCTCATTTCATTCAACAAAAACATTCAAGAGTGAATGATTATGATCAAGAAAAACTGGACTGTAAAGGGGTCTATTCACTTCAATTAGTAGGTAGCAATATGATTCAATCAAGGCAAACATACTTGAAGATATGAAGCAATTGCTGATACTCAGAATCACCAGGGAAGAGAGCTTGCCTCCTAACCATCTCAGCTGTTCAaatccaaagaaaaaaacaaacaaacataaaaacacacacatagagacgaattaaaaataaaatcaaagaaaacaaGTAACTAACCAAAGATGCAACCAACAGACCACATATCAACAGCAGTAGAATAATGAGAGGATCCAAGAAGAACCTCAGGAGCCCTATACCAAAGCGTCACAATCTCATGAGTATACGACTTAAGCGGCACAGTGAAGGTCCTCCCGAGCCCCAAATCAGCGATCTTAAGCAACTCCTTATCCTTCACCAGCAGCAGATTCTGCGGCTTCAGATCTCGATGCAACACGCCGTGGCTGTGGCAGTGCGCGACGCCCTTGCAGAGCTGGAACATGAGCTTCTGGATCAGATCGTCGCCGAGGGGTTTAGGGTTGGGGGATTTGCGGAAGGAGTCGACGAACTTCTTGAGGTCGGTGTCGAGGTACTCGAAGACGAGGTAGAGGTTGGATTTGGAGGGGGGTTTGAGGACGTGCTCGACGGAGAGGAGGCGGACGATGTAGAGGGAGGAGGAGAGCATCTGGAGGAGGGAGATCTCGCGGAGGGCGGTGGGCGGGATGCCTTCCTCGTCGATCTCCAGGCGCGTTTTCTTGAGTGCGACGAGTTTTCCCGTGGATTTCTCCACGGCTTTGTAGACTTTTCCGTAGGTTCCTTCCCCCACTTTCTCTAGCTTCTCGTACTTCTCCATTTGTTAGTTGGTTTGGTTGATCGAGACTCGAGAGGAAgggttctctctctctatgtatGTATtaatggagagagagagggacgCTCCTTTTGGGGGAGATGCTGCCACGTCGGATTGTTTTCCCGCTCCTCCTGAGTTTTGAATTCTCCCTCGCTGCTTTCATACATGTGTGTGTGACAAATGAGTCATGACTCATGACCTTAAATTAATTTAGAGTacgtatttcttttttttagacAAAATGGTAACTTTTGAGACCACTTACAGTCTAGTTTTGTTTGATCATAATGATTATTTAATGATTATAAAGTTAGTAGacgttgtcaaaaaaaaaagaagttagtAGACAAAAATTTTGGAGAACACACACACCCCAGGACATAATAAAATAAgactttttaataattgtacCAGAAACttgaatatattttcaaagttttcACTAATTATTTGATGATTtttcataaaaaga
It encodes:
- the LOC108855080 gene encoding uncharacterized protein LOC108855080 — its product is MEGRRITASPRPCSGRRRVAVAAKKRPRPDGFVSSVKKLQRREISSRKDRAFSISTAQERFRNMRLVEQYDTHDPKGHCLVALPFLMKRTKVIEIVAARDIVFALAHSGVCAAFSRETNTRVCFLNVSPDEVIRSLFYNKNNDSLITVSVYASDNFSSLKCRSTRIEYILRGQPDAGFALFESESLKWPGFVEFDDVNGKVLTYSAQDSVYKVFDLKNYTMLYSISDKNVQEIKISPGIMLLIFKRATSHVPLKILSIEDGTVLKSFNHLLHRNKKVDFIEQFNEKLLVKQENENLQILDVRTAKQMEVSRAEFMTPSAFIFLYENQLFLTFRNRNVSVWNFRGELVTSFEDHLLWHPDCNTNNIYITSDQDLIISYCKADTEDQWIEGNAGSINISNILTGKCLAKITSSSGPPKENESSTSSSSSLGTNSKQRRNAVAEALEDITALFYDEERNEIYTGNRHGFVHVWSN
- the LOC130511751 gene encoding cyclin-dependent kinase B1-1 yields the protein MEKYEKLEKVGEGTYGKVYKAVEKSTGKLVALKKTRLEIDEEGIPPTALREISLLQMLSSSLYIVRLLSVEHVLKPPSKSNLYLVFEYLDTDLKKFVDSFRKSPNPKPLGDDLIQKLMFQLCKGVAHCHSHGVLHRDLKPQNLLLVKDKELLKIADLGLGRTFTVPLKSYTHEIVTLWYRAPEVLLGSSHYSTAVDMWSVGCIFAEMVRRQALFPGDSEYQQLLHIFKLLGTPSEQQWPGVSSLRDWHVYPKWAPQDLARAVPSLSPQGVDLLTKMLKYNPAERISAKTALDHPYFDTLDKSQF